Proteins encoded in a region of the Streptomyces sp. NBC_00258 genome:
- a CDS encoding glycosyltransferase family 39 protein, with the protein MVVKRPQVAVAVLVPVLVMFGIGLWGIDRGGMWRDEAVTFQVARRSLPQIWQLLHSVDAVHGLYYLLMHPVLALHPGEVALRVPSLCAAAATAGLVAALGARLARPRVGLWAGLLYAVTPMAGHFAQEGRSYALVAAGVAASTLLLARATTADAGGNGGGNGNGAEGQEDEPVGRLARHARVVGWCAYGGVVAVTVLLHEFAVLILLAHAATLALARMPRRVWRDWACAAGAVLLVLLPLALVSSGQADQVAWLRPPGGGTVERLLCSFTGPTQLVLGPYLLLIALALRAPFTPPARRGELSLPAVALPLLLLPPAVLIAVSRHWPLYDDRYVLYALAGAPLLAAAGAERLVVAARRSGLARREADADDPMRGLGGAAVPAPDSDLVRGVRVPYAATLVGVLAIGLAFVSQLPVLREDRDPARRPDNLAVVSAAAAQRMSPGDPVLFLPSLGRRSALAYPKGFQGTRDIALEEPAPVSGTLYGREAGPDELRRRLAGLDRVWVVAEPYALKSAWYPSDPTERVKLTVVGEEFVPRAEFVRKGSILRLYVRRAPTM; encoded by the coding sequence ATGGTCGTCAAGCGTCCGCAGGTTGCCGTCGCCGTGCTCGTACCCGTACTCGTCATGTTCGGGATCGGTCTGTGGGGGATCGATCGTGGCGGGATGTGGCGGGACGAGGCGGTCACCTTCCAGGTGGCGCGGCGCTCGCTCCCGCAGATCTGGCAGCTGCTGCACTCCGTGGACGCGGTGCACGGCCTCTACTACCTCCTCATGCACCCCGTCCTCGCCCTCCACCCCGGAGAGGTCGCCCTGCGCGTCCCCTCGCTCTGCGCGGCCGCCGCGACCGCGGGTCTGGTCGCGGCCCTGGGGGCCCGGCTCGCCCGCCCGAGAGTGGGCCTGTGGGCGGGCCTGCTGTACGCCGTGACCCCGATGGCCGGGCACTTCGCCCAGGAGGGACGTTCGTACGCGCTGGTCGCCGCCGGGGTCGCGGCATCGACGCTGCTGCTGGCGCGGGCGACGACCGCCGACGCGGGCGGGAACGGGGGCGGGAACGGAAACGGGGCCGAGGGCCAGGAGGACGAGCCCGTGGGCCGGCTCGCCCGGCACGCGCGCGTGGTCGGCTGGTGCGCGTACGGAGGGGTCGTCGCCGTCACCGTCCTGCTGCACGAGTTCGCCGTACTGATCCTGCTCGCGCACGCCGCCACCCTGGCCCTCGCCCGTATGCCCCGCCGCGTGTGGCGCGACTGGGCCTGCGCCGCGGGTGCCGTACTCCTCGTCCTGCTTCCGCTAGCCCTGGTCTCCAGCGGCCAGGCGGACCAGGTCGCCTGGCTCCGGCCCCCGGGCGGCGGCACCGTCGAACGCCTGCTGTGCTCCTTCACCGGCCCGACCCAGCTGGTCCTCGGCCCGTATCTGCTGCTGATCGCCCTCGCCCTGCGCGCCCCGTTCACCCCGCCCGCCCGCCGCGGCGAACTCTCCCTCCCCGCGGTCGCCCTGCCGCTGCTGCTCCTCCCGCCCGCGGTCCTCATCGCGGTCTCACGCCACTGGCCGCTCTACGACGACCGCTATGTGCTGTACGCGCTCGCCGGGGCGCCGTTGCTGGCGGCGGCGGGGGCGGAACGGCTGGTCGTGGCGGCGCGCCGGTCGGGGCTTGCGCGACGCGAGGCCGACGCCGACGACCCGATGCGGGGCCTGGGCGGCGCGGCCGTTCCCGCTCCCGATTCCGATCTCGTGCGAGGCGTCCGCGTGCCGTACGCCGCCACGCTGGTCGGCGTGCTGGCCATCGGTCTCGCCTTCGTCTCACAGCTGCCCGTCCTCCGGGAGGACCGGGACCCCGCCCGCCGCCCCGACAACCTCGCCGTCGTCTCGGCCGCCGCCGCCCAGCGGATGAGCCCCGGTGACCCCGTGCTCTTCCTGCCGTCGCTCGGCAGGCGCTCCGCGCTGGCGTACCCGAAGGGGTTCCAGGGCACGCGGGACATCGCGCTGGAGGAGCCCGCACCCGTCTCCGGGACGCTCTACGGACGCGAGGCCGGCCCGGACGAGCTGCGCCGCAGACTCGCCGGCCTGGACCGCGTATGGGTGGTCGCCGAGCCGTACGCGCTGAAGTCGGCCTGGTATCCGAGTGATCCGACCGAGCGGGTCAAACTCACCGTCGTGGGCGAGGAGTTCGTGCCGCGGGCGGAGTTCGTACGGAAGGGGTCGATTCTGCGGCTGTATGTGCGGAGGGCTCCGACGATGTGA
- a CDS encoding MarR family winged helix-turn-helix transcriptional regulator: MTTTPAPGPAVQHPARDEDFLRLDQQICFSLNAASRAFGGVYRVVLKDLGLTYPQYLVMLVLWEHGELPVKKVGEHLRLDSGTLSPLLKRLEAAGLVRRERSARDERSVVVGLTDEGTAMREQALRVPRRIAAATTFELDEILELRARLDKLTNALDAAALDETPGCGA, translated from the coding sequence ATGACCACGACGCCCGCACCCGGCCCCGCCGTACAGCACCCCGCACGGGACGAGGACTTCCTCCGCCTCGACCAGCAGATCTGCTTCTCCCTGAACGCGGCCTCCCGCGCCTTCGGAGGCGTGTACCGGGTCGTGCTGAAGGACCTGGGGCTCACGTACCCCCAGTACCTGGTCATGCTCGTCCTGTGGGAGCACGGCGAGCTGCCCGTGAAGAAGGTCGGCGAGCACCTGCGGCTCGACTCCGGCACGCTGTCGCCGCTGCTGAAGCGACTGGAGGCGGCAGGCCTCGTACGGCGTGAGCGCAGTGCGCGCGACGAGCGGTCCGTGGTGGTCGGACTCACGGACGAGGGCACGGCCATGCGCGAGCAGGCACTGCGCGTACCGCGCCGGATCGCCGCCGCGACGACCTTCGAACTGGACGAGATCCTCGAACTGCGCGCCCGGCTCGACAAACTCACGAACGCGCTGGACGCGGCGGCCCTGGACGAGACGCCGGGCTGCGGCGCGTAA
- a CDS encoding organic hydroperoxide resistance protein yields MDALYTAVATATHGRDGRAYSSDGKLDLELGIPVEMGGNGQGTNPEQLFAAGYSACFASALGLVGRAAKVDVSDAAVTAEVGIGKQGEGFALAVTLRVELPESVDAETGRKLIEQAHQVCPYSNATRGNIPVELVVE; encoded by the coding sequence ATGGACGCGCTCTACACCGCTGTCGCCACCGCCACCCACGGCCGTGACGGCCGGGCCTACAGCTCCGACGGCAAGCTCGACCTGGAGCTCGGCATACCGGTGGAGATGGGCGGCAACGGTCAGGGCACGAACCCGGAGCAGCTGTTCGCGGCCGGTTACTCGGCCTGTTTCGCCAGTGCGCTCGGGCTGGTCGGGCGTGCGGCGAAGGTCGATGTCAGTGACGCGGCGGTGACCGCCGAGGTCGGGATCGGCAAGCAGGGGGAGGGCTTCGCCCTTGCTGTCACGCTCCGTGTGGAGCTGCCCGAGTCCGTGGACGCCGAGACCGGCCGCAAGCTGATCGAGCAGGCCCACCAGGTGTGCCCCTACTCCAACGCGACCCGGGGCAACATTCCGGTGGAGCTCGTCGTCGAGTAG